The Callithrix jacchus isolate 240 chromosome 7, calJac240_pri, whole genome shotgun sequence DNA window agaactgcctcagcagtggtggcccgtctctgtaatggcgggctctctctgttatggcaggttgcctcggcaacagcaggctgcctcagcaatggcagactacctccataggggtggaatactttggtaatggcagacgctccttccccactgagctgcactgtcttgggttcagctgtgcttgccgtgaaactctcaaccctgagtgtttccaattgctgtttttttttgtttttgtttttgtgagggtgggacccgccgaacctgattacctggctccctgcctcggagccttttttttttaagttggacggttgactgtctcccaggtgttccagtcgcctgctgaaagggcgctgggatctgtgtgatttcccatgcagtgacccactgcgccggctgaaacaagagtgctgcccaggaatctcctggcctgtctctCTGTTTCAGTCCCGTCTAATCAGAGCagtgtgctaatctgccttcccggagcttcaattgccagcttaaaagggcaaccagaccagtgtattttgtacggagaaccgCTGCGCCAGGGTGCTGGTGAAACAGCcgcactggtgacccatggggctcctccgcctgggaatctcctggtctgtggcaataaagatccatccagaaatgtggcgtccactcaccctctgcgctttcactgggagctgcaatcctgatctgctcctaaagggccatcttggattgagcttaaaattaagatttatttctaaaaaattacaTACAGTTCTAAATCAcacaaaagcaaattaaaatggtTAAGAATTCCTTTTAATTCTACAATTTATTGTCATTGTTTCTAGTCACCTAGAATGTTGCTGGAAACTGTGTTATATCTTGTTTTCTGTCAGGATAGCAAGTAATAAGAAATGTAGCTCACTTGtaattattctgttttaaattgtTCTAGTATACATTCAAGAAATTTATGTATTTGTAATTGCATGTTTTTTATCATAGGAGCAATTTACAGCGATGAGGGATTTGTATATGAAGAATGGCCAAGGTTTTGCACTAGTATATTCTATTACAGCTCAGTCCACGTTTAATGACTTACAGGACCTGAGGGAACAGATTTTACGGGTTAAGGACACAGAAGatgtaagtattttttttctctgtaagatGTACTGCTATCTCTTTGTGGCCAAATAAAAAAGTGCCTGTTTTCTCTATCAGTGGAGGATGTGGAAGCTATCTACCACATGCCTGACAGAGCCCAtgtaaccaaaaatattttttaactttcaaaattaACTTAGAAATTATGTGGTGAGATGTTTAGAAAATGAGGACATATGTGATAAAATACCCTTTGTGCTATGGGCTAAAAAGTGCAGTAGGGGAGAAAGAGAAGTCAAAGAATACTTCATAGAAGTGGTACCCAAGTCGAGCTTTGAAAGGTGGTAGTTATGTCAGAAACAGTGTTCAAAGAACAGTACGAAGATCCATAAtggtgtgtttttatttctaaaatttcactGGTAGAATTCTTACATGcggttttttccctttaaaattatgttaaagaTTTTAGttaactggattttaaaaatttttgtttcagaaaTCTTGTCTTAATTGTTGAATAGCATTGTTTTTGTGGTCGTGTCTTTTTTTTGGCGAaacaaaatgtgtatttcatACATTTACCTCGGTTTTgaaccacagattttttttcagttgtagAAATCaggatttaaaatttcaattgtaCCTTTCTGGTTTTGTGTGTACTAATTATTAATGGGAGCATATAAATTTTCTCAAGGCACTTAACCTTGGGTAATATTATAGGCAGGAGGGAGTTATAAGATATGACTCATAACCAGCTGTAACCAGTgaatggtttttttccttttaatgactAATTTGTCCAAGAGAGTTTTGTTTTCATAGGCAATTATGTGCAGATTGAGCTCTGGTAATGTTAATCCCTTTGTtccatgaaataaattaaaaaagatgGAGTCGTAGATGCCTAGTGTGTTTAATCTAACACGAAAATTGCCTATTTTAGGTAGAAGGTCCAccaagtttcttaatttttttttatagtgtccatcacctcaaacaaATTACCTTGTTCTCTGGACACCTTCTAACTAAGGAAGTTAATACAGTTAGTTAACTGCCTCTTTTACTGGAAGTAGGGAGTTTTTGGATGGATGTAGCCAAGCTTCTATAGTGTGGAGAAAGGAGGAACACATAGCtactttgtggttttatttttgttgttaatccCCCTTAACATTTAATCTAAATAGATCTTCAAATGTAGATGTCAAATGCAGAAGTAGAACCTGTTGTTAATATCTTTATCTTGCCACTACTTTTGGCATCTGTTGTACCTGTGAGATGACACACTTAAACCAGTTAGGccggctgggcgcaatggctcacgcctataatcccagcactttggaaggccaaggtgggcagattggctgagctcaggagttcaagaccagcctgggcaacatggtgaaactgcgtctctactaaaatacaaaaattagctggggctggtggcatgcccctgtagtcctagctactcgggagactgaggcagaagtatcacttgaactggggaggcaagaggttgcagtgagcctagattgcactgccgcactccagcctgggcaacagagcaagaatccatctcaaaaaaaaaaaaaaaattaggcccaCTGACttgattcttttctgttttgtaggAGATTCCTTTTCCTTCAAGTTTGTCTACTTGAAATTCAGCTATTAGTAGTGGTCCACAAGAGAATTTGGGGGTtatattccctctctctctctctctctctctctctctctctctctctctctctctctctctctctctctctctctcatgtgtgtgtgtgtgtgtcttgctctgtcttctctgtgtgtgtgggtgtcagggtcttgttctgtcactcaggctggagtacagtggcacaatcatggcccactgtgtctacctcctgggctcaagtaattttcCCACCTTAGctccctgagtagttgggaccataggtgtgtgccaccctgcccagctgactgtatttgaattttttagtagagaccaggtctcactatgttacccaggcttgtctcaggctcctgagctcaagcaatcctcctggctcagcctcccaaagtccttgaattacaggcgtgaaccactgggcctggccaggattatattcttaaaataatttagcaTATCTATGTAGTAGGAtctcttcagtatttttttttctcttcttccttcacctCTTCCCCTCAGCATACACTTTTTGTTACTACGTGGTAAAGCTTGCAGTCTTAACTAATCCATTTCAGTCAGTGGCAGATCATTGCgtattcatttaaaagaaaaaggctaagTAATGAGTATGTTATTGCTCATTTTACGTTTTTTTCTTCCCACAGGTTCCAATGATTTTGGTTGGCAATAAATGTGACCTGGAAGATGAGCGAGTAGTTGGCAAAGAACAGGGCCAGAATTTAGCAAGACAGTGGTGTAACTGTGCCTTTTTAGAGTCTTCTGCAAAGTCAAAGATCAATGTTAATGAGGTAACCTACAACTGCTGGGCAGCACAAACAAGTGCCTTTTGAGTTTGCTTTAACAGCCAgacttttaagaaaacattttcatgttttaagCAATCTTGATTCTAACATGTTATAGGAAACACTAAGTaattcctagaaactgtatttgTTAGCTTACATGAGGCCCCTTTGATGGCTGTATGAGAATTAAATTTAGCTTATTGTAAAAGAGGAAGCTAGAATTGAAGAATGTGTATAAAGTCCTACTAAGCCTCTAAGTGATAATAAGCCTCTAAGTGATATGTGATAAAGTAGTGTATAAAATTGTCACATCACCCTTATATTGTAAGAATTATTTATCCAGATTTCTATAAATAGGTTGTAAAGTCAAGTTGGAAAATAACACGTGGAGGTAGGCACAGAAGGATGTGACCTTCATGGGTATCACAGAATTGGGTTTTGAGTCTTCCTCACTTTGGGGCATGATTCAAAGTGGGTAATCTGTGTGAGTATGGACATGTACCTGGAATTCACTTAGACTGTTAGGCCTGATACAGCAGGTGCACAAGGCTTTTTTAGGGAGTGTGGGTGTGGGGTCATTGAGTTAAGCACTCCGCTATCTTGAAAACATACCTGTGGACGAGAATACTTAGCATAATAAGCTGCGTGCCTGGGTGTAAAAGGCCAGTAGTTTACTAGTTTACTGGGCTCCTAAAAATTTAGTACAATTTCCAACTGTCTCCACCAGTCAACCTTAAAAAGTTCCCTTGCTTTCGTTTACTTTACcataagcctttttaaaaaataaaaacaaaacagagtaggctTCTTTCCTGCCCTTGTTTGCCATTTATAGCATTACACCTAATCAGTCAGAATTCAGAACACTTAACTACGTAGGTGAGAGTGAGAGTGGGTTAATCTATGAGTCTCTGTTTTTGCTTGCTGTTCCTCTCTGGCATGTGGTTCTGCTGATCACTTTTTCTTGACTGATATTATGCTTATAGACTattatctgactttttaaaatgaccaAGTTACTTTAAACACCTGGcaggtaaaaaaaattaagcttgcttcagcttctgtattttacagataaTCAAGAATGCCATTGCTTGCTTTTTTATGTAAAACCATTTTTAACAAgtatataaaaacaagaaatttataaattttatttattcagcaaatactaGCTATTATGTGTCTGGCACTGTGTCAGGCCCCCAGGTCACAGTCACCCAGACAGACACTATTCCTGCCCTAAAGAAGTTTGCACCCTACTGGGGGAACAAGTCTTTCaacaataattaaagaaaaaaaaataatttgataaagaaTTTGTTAGAATTAGTGAATCTGTTTTGCTAGCAGAATGGTGATATGAGGTCACCATCTGCAAGATAATTGGCCTTAAGAGATGTGGTTTCTTGCTGTCCTTGTCCTTACTTCCATGGGACCCAACAACCAAATTCATCAGGCTAGGTGGGGCTGGGTTGGGCCTGGGTCCAGTGCATGGGACTTCTCCCTTTGGGATCCAGAGGACAGTGTACTATATGTTTGTGAGAATCTACATGCTATTAAACTTATTCCAGTCAGCAGAGATACTTTTTCATAGCAGTCTTGTTAAAGCAGAGAGTTTATAAATGAGGGTTtatataaacaaacagaaaaaccataAAATGAAATGCATTAGCCATCTCAAGAATCTTTACTTTTTTGGAAAACATACAAACTTTATGCTCAGTTCTTGAGAGTGGGGAGAATGGAGCAGataatttgagtttttaaaaatatttttctcttaataatcTGATAATCCAGCTACAGGATTCCTTTGATAGTTAATAGCTGCTCACACAACTTTTgccttgtaaatttttttgtaatttttgaatgCCTGAAGTATAGAGTGATACTTTCAAAGATTCACCTCTTGGCCTTAAATTTGAAAACAGacaaggatatatatataaaatatatatatatataaacgttttttaaaactcttattcACACCACTTTGCAATGTTCTGAAAGTAATATATGGCTATACCAAAATCACAGTAGTCTTAATCAAGAATTAATTGTTCTTTGCTGAGGCTGGAATAGTAATTGGAATCAAGAGATCCCAATTTAGGAACGGGAGAGGGATTGAGAAACTCTATTCTGTGTTCCCTTTAGATTTTTCTATAGTTCAGAGAGATGAGGAAGAACCTAGGCTGGGGCCTTTCAGCATTTCTAACCAAATATTATAGTTCGAACTTGCCCTCATCACTGAACCATCTGCTGCTGTGAGGTAGGCAATGTTTTccaaagaaataatttagaataatGCAACAAAAATTAGTTACCTTTCTGTATAGTACCAGGAACCAGAAACTGGCTagtatgaagaaactgaaatagaAACTACATGTAATTTTGATGAACttactgttttagttttttttttttttaatatatattatagctTATGCACTGAGTGTAGGGAGCCAATGAAAGCCCATTTGTGGCTTAAGCACACTGAGTTCTTGAAGTTTTCAGAGTTTTGAAACAACTTGGACTTCAGAGTTGTAAAACtacaattttgtttgtaaattctgtttTCAGACTTTCTTTAGAAATGAGCTAACAGAGGGTTAAATGATTTGAAGAGGATGGGAGTGGGAAGAatggagcagaaagaaaagaatttaaatgattCACTTTTACTTTTGTAGCTTTGGATAAATcactcaggctttttttttttcctttttaatagttTAGTTTAGTCTTGTAATCtggaacatttaaaaaagtaaacaggtaattatcattttaaagaaatataattgttTATCATCTATCTTAAATGTAgattgataattttaaaatattttactgctaAAATTTACTCAAAAGTTAtaagaacaataaaaagaatttgtttaCCCTTCATCAGATTCACCCATTACTAAAATTTTGCCGCTTGTTTACAGAAATCACACTTCTTTACTCCTAAATATTTTGAAGTGTATGTATCCTCAGATCAAAGACATTGTCTTCCACAACCACAGCACAAGTATTAGAATCATAAAAATTGAGGACACGGTCTGTGTTTGTTATGTATTCACATCTTACTGGTCATCCCGGTAATGCTCCTTAAAGTCGtccattttttaatatacttctGCAAAGAACTATTTATTACAGATTGGTAACAGGAAGGGACTTctgtgatatttgtctttaatTCCAGATCATTAGTAAGTGTTGTATTTCATAGCAAAGCTTGtctgtttcttgttttaatatttgGCATCTGAATTAAAATTACCTGCTTTTATGAAATAAGTGGCAttgtatttttgtctttgatAATTTTCACTTTTCATCCAAAAATGAATCCATAAGATTTATTAACAAACATttaggcgcagtggttcacacctataatcctagcactttgggaggccgaggcaggcagatcacttgaccttagatgtttgagaccagcctgggcaacattgagaaaccctgtctctatgaaaaatacaaaaattagctgagtgtggtggtgcacacctgtagttcccaggtatttgggggctgaggtgggagtattgcatgagcctgggaagtggaggttgcggtgagccgagattgcaacactgcacttcagcctgggtgacagaacaagactgtgtctcaaaataaaacaaacaaactaaaaaccacAAATATTTGTCATTTCAAATCAAGGATTAGCagactttttctactttttactttaaccaaaattaacatttttttaaaaaagcaaacaaaaatcatgTGTCTCTGCATGTGATACCTTGAAAGGGAGACGGTATCTCTTTTGTCCTATTTTAGACAAAAATGTATAACCTGAAtccaatcatgagaaaacatcagataaACCCAAATTGAGGGAAATTACtagactttatttttcagaaatgacaATGTCCTGAAAGACAAAGGCCAAAGAactgtttcaaattttaaaaaactaaagtgagaggaaataaaatgcaGTGTGTAATCCTGGATGGATCCTGTCCTTGGACGGGGGAAGTACATTATTGGGGCAATTGACAAAATTGGAATTTGCTCTGTAGTTATGCAAAATAATGTGTCAATCCTTAAATGTCTTAAGTGTAGTAACTGTAATATGTTTATATAAgcgaatatattttttcttaggaaATACTTATTAAAGGACTTGATAGTTAAGATCTACTCTCAGATGATTcagaaaattgtgtgtgtgtgtgtgtgtgtgtgtgtgtgtgtaagtaaaaGTGGCAAAATGTTACTAATTGGTGAATCTGGGAAGAATATGCCAAAGTTGTtggtactatttttgcaacttttctgtaggtTTGAAGTTTTTACCGTTTTTCACCACCAGTTCTTATTCTTGATTTGATATTTAATACCTAGGAGTAAGGGCGTTTCCTTCATTATAAATAGGTAAGTCCGGCTTTACCGTGACTGAAAGCAGAGCCTTCTAAGAAACctgactttaaaagaaaaaagcagaatgcAGATCTAAGAACAGAGTAATTCTTACCAGAACTGTTTTGTGgaaaaaagtcttaaaagttggttaagtactttttttcttgtttttagatCTTTTATGACCTGGTCagacagataaatagaaaaacaccAGTGGAAAAGAAGAAGCCTAAAAAGAAATCATGTCTGCTGCTCTAAGCCCATAGTCAGCAGCAGCTCTGAGCCAGGTAAGATGCTAAAAGCAGAACAAGTACCTTTCTCACCCTCTTATTTTGGGTTTTTCCAGACTTTAACCACTTCCCATTTCATCTATTATGATATTTCTAAGTTTCTGTAACTTGTAAATGTGATTTATAACTTGTAGGTTAACTGTTGGATAACTTGACCTCTCCCCTTGAGCTAAGCTTTCTGACAGCAAGGACCGTGCCTGTTTTTCTTGCCACTGTGTCCCCAGTGCCTGATACAGAGTTGGGTATTAAAAAATAGTGGTTGAATGAATAGAACACTTTCCTAGACGACTCCCAAATTCATGCTGAATTGAAGTGAACCAGTAGTTGCTCTGAAACACAAAGACATAAGTGTACATTTGGTGAATTACCCCAAAGTGAACATACCCGTGGATAACAACAGGAGTCACTCATCCCCAAGTTACATTAAAACTCTGCCCTGATTTCTAACTCCATggattagttttgcctttttttgaactttacataaacagaaatatggtgtatttttctgtgcctggcttcttgaactcaaaaatatgtttttggaaattatttatattaaatgtagCAGTAGTTCATTTTTATTGCGTGAGAGTACTGGCAGTATGTTTATGTATTCTGCTATTGGTGTTCATTTAAGTTCTTTCTTTAGGGAAGTGAGTATGAATAATTCTGTGCACATCCCTGTATGACtttgtgcacatgtgcatgcatttctgttgggtatatatctagCAGTGGAAAGCCAGATCATATGCTATACGTATGGACAGCTTTAGTAATTACAGCGAAAAAGTTcttcaaagtggttgtaccagtttacaCACTCTCCAGTGGCTTTTGAgttccacatcctccccagaaTTGgtgttgtcagtctttttaaCTTGACCCATTCGGGGAATGTGTGGTGGTATATTAGTG harbors:
- the RAP1A gene encoding ras-related protein Rap-1A, yielding MREYKLVVLGSGGVGKSALTVQFVQGIFVEKYDPTIEDSYRKQVEVDCQQCMLEILDTAGTEQFTAMRDLYMKNGQGFALVYSITAQSTFNDLQDLREQILRVKDTEDVPMILVGNKCDLEDERVVGKEQGQNLARQWCNCAFLESSAKSKINVNEIFYDLVRQINRKTPVEKKKPKKKSCLLL